Proteins encoded in a region of the Equus asinus isolate D_3611 breed Donkey chromosome X, EquAss-T2T_v2, whole genome shotgun sequence genome:
- the MED12 gene encoding mediator of RNA polymerase II transcription subunit 12 isoform X7 yields the protein MAAFGILSYEHRPLKRPRLGPPDVYPQDPKQKEDELTALNVKQGFNNQPAVSGDEHGSAKNVNFNPAKISSNFSSIIAEKLRCNTLPDTGRRKPQVNQKDNFWLVTARSQSAINTWFTDLAGTKPLTQLAKKVPIFSKKEEVFGYLAKYTVPVMRAAWLIKMTCAYYAAITETKVKKRHVIDPFMEWTQIITKYLWEQLQKMAEYYRPGPAGSGGCGSTIGPLPHDVEVAIRQWDYNEKLAMFMFQDGMLDRHEFLTWVLECFEKIRPGEDELLKLLLPLLLRYSGEFVQSAYLSRRLAYFCTRRLALQLDGVSSHSSHVMSAQSTGTLPTTPAPQPPTSSTPSTPFSDLLMCPQHRPLVFGLSCILQTILLCCPSALVWHYSLTDSRIKTGSPLDHLPIAPSNLPMPEGNSAFTQQVRAKLREIEQQIKERGQAVEVRWSFDKCQEATAGFTIGRVLHTLEVLDSHSFERSDFSNSLDSLCNRIFGLGPSKDGHEISSDDDAVVSLLCEWAVSCKRSGRHRAMVVAKLLEKRQAEIEAERCGESEAADEKGSIASGSLSAPSAPIFQDVLLQFLDTQAPMLTDPRSESERVEFFNLVLLFCELIRHDVFSHNMYTCTLISRGDLAFGAPGPRPPSPFDDPADDPERKEAEGSSSSKLEDPGLSESMDIDPSSSVLFEDMEKPDFSLFSPTMPCEGKGSPSPEKPDVEKEVKPPPKEKIEGTLGVLYDQPRHVQYATHFPIPQEESCSHECNQRLVVLFGVGKQRDDARHAIKKITKDILKVLNRKGTAETDQLAPIVPLNPGDLTFLGGEDGQKRRRNRPEAFPTAEDIFAKFQHLSHYDQHQVTAQVSRNVLEQITSFALGMSYHLPLVQHVQFIFDLMEYSLSISGLIDFAIQLLNELSVVEAELLLKSSDLVGSYTTSLCLCIVAVLRHYHACLILNQDQMAQVFEGLCGVVKHGMNRSDGSSAERCILAYLYDLYTSCSHLKSKFGELFSDFCSKVKNTIYCNVEPSESNMRWAPEFMIDTLENPAAHTFTYTGLGKSLSENPANRYSFVCNALMHVCVGHHDPDRVNDIAILCAELTGYCKSLSAEWLGVLKALCCSSNNGTCGFNDLLCNVDVSDLSFHDSLATFVAILIARQCLLLEDLIRCAAIPSLLNAACSEQDSEPGARLTCRILLHLFKTPQLNPCQSDGNKPTVGIRSSCDRHLLAASQNRIVDGAVFAVLKAVFVLGDAELKGSGFTVTGGTEELPEEEGGGGSGGRRQGGRNISVETASLDVYAKYVLRSICQQEWVGERCLKSLCEDSNDLQDPVLSSAQAQRLMQLICYPHRLLDNEDGENPQRQRIKRILQNLDQWTMRQSSLELQLMIKQTPNNEMNSLLENIAKATIEVFQQSAETGSSSGNTASNMPSSSKTKPVLSSLERSGVWLVAPLIAKLPTSVQGHVLKAAGEELEKGQHLGSSSRKERDRQKQKSMSLLSQQPFLSLVLTCLKGQDEQREGLLTSLYSQVHQIVNNWRDDQYLDDCKPKQLMHEALKLRLNLVGGMFDTVQRSTQQTTEWAVLLLEIIISGTVDMQSNNELFTTVLDMLSVLINGTLAADMSSISQGSMEENKRAYMNLVKKLRKELGERQSDSLEKVRQLLPLPKQTRDVITCEPQGSLIDTKGNKIAGFDSIFKKEGLQVSTKQKISPWDLFEGLKPSAPLSWGWFGTVRVDRRVARGEEQQRLLLYHTHLRPRPRAYYLEPLPLPPEDEEPPAPTPLEPEKKAPEPPKTDKPGAAPPSTEERKKKSTKGKKRSQPAAKTEDYGMGPGRSGPYGVTVPPDLLHHANPGSISHLSYRQGSIGLYTQNQPLPAGGPRVDPYRPMRLPMQKLPTRPPYPGVLPTAVTGVMGLEPSSYKTSVYRQQQPAVPQGQRLRQQLQAKISQGMLGQSSVHQMTPSSSYGLQTSQGYTPYVSHVGLQQHTGPAGTMVPPSYSSQPYQSTHPSTNPTLVDPTRHLQQRPSGYVHQQAPTYGHGLTSSQRFSHQTLQQTPMMGTMTPLGAQGVQAGVRSASILPEQQQQQQQQQQQQQQQQQQQQQQQQQQQQQQYHIRQQQQQQILRQQQQQQQQQQQQQQQQQQQQQQQQQQQQAHQQQQQQAAPPQPQPQSQPQFQRQGLQQTQQQQQTAALVRQLQQQLSNTQPQPSTNLFGRF from the exons ATGGCGGCCTTCGGGATCTTGAGCTACGAACACCGGCCCCTGAAGCGGCCGCGGCTGGGGCCTCCCGATGTGTACCCTCAAGATCCCAAACAGAAGGAG GATGAACTGACGGCCCTGAATGTAAAACAAGGCTTCAATAACCAGCCTGCTGTCTCTGGGGATGAACATGGCAGTGCCAAGAACGTCAACTTCAATCCTGCCAAG ATCAGTTCCAACTTCAGCAGCATTATTGCAGAGAAGTTACGTTGTAACACCCTCCCTGACACTGGTCGCAGGAAGCCCCAAGTGAACCAGAAGGACAACTTCTGGCTGGTGACGGCGCGATCCCAGAGTGCCATTAACACCTGGTTCACTGACCTGGCTGGCACCAAGCCACTCACACAACTAGCCAAAAAG GTCCCCATTTTCAGTAAGAAGGAAGAAGTGTTTGGGTACTTAGCCAAATACACAGTGCCTGTGATGCGGGCTGCCTGGCTCATTAAGATGACCTGTGCCTACTATGCAGCAATCACTGAGACCAAGGTTAAGAAGAGACATGTCATTGACCCCTTCATGG AATGGACTCAGATCATCACCAAGTACTTATGGGAGCAGCTGCAAAAGATGGCTGAATACTACCGGCCAGGGCCTGCAGGAAGCGGGGGCTGTGGTTCCACTATAGGGCCCTTGCCCCATGATGTAGAAGTGGCAATCCGGCAGTGGGACTACAATGAGAAGCTGGCCATGTTCATGTTTCAG GATGGAATGCTGGACAGACATGAGTTCCTGACCTGGGTACTTGAGTGTTTTGAGAAAATCCGCCCTGGAGAGGATGAATTGCTTAAACTGCTGTTGCCCCTGCTGCTTCGA TACTCTGGGGAATTCGTTCAGTCTGCATACCTCTCTCGCCGCCTTGCCTACTTCTGTACCCGGAGGCTGGCCCTGCAGCTGGATGGCGTGAGCAGTCACTCGTCTCATGTGATGTCTGCTCAGTCGACAGGCACACTGCCCACCACCCCTGCTCCTCAGCCCCCGACTAGCAGCACACCCTCTACACCCTTTAGTGACCTACTTATGTGCCCTCAGCACCGGCCCCTAGTTTTTGGCCTCAGCTGTATCCTTCAG ACCATCCTCCTGTGTTGTCCTAGTGCCCTGGTTTGGCACTACTCACTGACTGATAGCCGAATTAAGACTGGCTCACCACTTGACCACCTGCCTATTGCCCCCTCCAACCTGCCCATGCCAGAGGGCAACAGTGCCTTCACTCAGCAG GTCCGTGCAAAGTTGCGGGAGATTGAGCAGCAGATCAAGGAGCGAGGACAGGCAGTTGAGGTTCGCTGGTCTTTTGATAAGTGCCAGGAAGCTACTGCAG GCTTCACCATTGGACGGGTGCTCCATACTTTGGAAGTGCTGGACAGCCATAGTTTTGAGCGCTCTGACTTCAGCAACTCTCTTGACTCCTTGTGTAACCGAATCTTTGGATTGGGGCCTAGCAAGGATGGGCATGAG ATCTCCTCAGATGATGATGCTGTGGTATCATTACTGTGTGAATGGGCTGTCAGCTGCAAGCGTTCTGGTCGGCATCGTGCTATGGTGGTAGCCAAGCTGCTGGAGAAGAGACAGGCAGAGATTGAGGCTGAG CGTTGTGGAGAATCAGAAGCCGCAGATGAAAAGGGTTCCATCGCCTCTGGCTCCCTTTCTGCTCCTAGTGCTCCCATTTTCCAGGATGTTCTCCTGCAGTTTCTGGATACACAGGCTCCCATGCTGA CGGACCCCCGAAGTGAGAGTGAGCGGGTGGAGTTCTTTAACTTGGTACTGCTGTTCTGTGAACTCATTCGACATGATGTTTTCTCCCACAACATGTATACTTGCACCCTCATCTCCCGAGGGGACCTTGCCTTTGGAGCCCCTGGTCCCCGGCCTCCGTCTCCCTTTGATGACCCTGCTGATGATCCAGAGCGCAAGGAGGCTGAGGGCAGCAGCAGTAGCAAGCTGGAG GATCCGGGGCTCTCGGAGTCTATGGACATAGACCCTAGTTCCAGTGTACTGTTTGAGGACATGGAGAAGCCTGATTTCTCA TTGTTCTCTCCTACTATGCCCTGTGAGGGGAAGGGCAGTCCATCCCCTGAGAAACCAGATGTTGAGAAGGAGGTGAAGCCCCCACCCAAGGAGAAGATAGAAGGGACCCTTGGGGTTCTTTATGACCAGCCACGGCATGTGCAGTATGCCACACACTTTCCCATCCCCCAG GAGGAGTCATGCAGCCATGAGTGCAACCAGCGGTTGGTCGTACTGTTTGGGGTGGGAAAGCAGCGAGATGATGCCCGACATGCCATCAAGAAAATAACCAAGGATATCCTGAAGGTTCTGAACCGCAAGGGGACGGCGGAAACTG ACCAGCTTGCTCCTATTGTGCCTCTGAATCCTGGAGACCTGACATTCTTAG GTGGGGAGGATGGGCAGAAGCGACGGCGCAACCGGCCTGAAGCCTTCCCCACTGCTGAAGATATCTTTGCTAAGTTCCAGCATCTTTCACATTATGACCAACACCAGGTCACGGCTCAG GTCTCCCGGAATGTTCTGGAGCAGATCACAAGTTTTGCCCTTGGCATGTCATACCACTTGCCTCTGGTGCAGCATGTGCAGTTCATCTTCGACCTCATGGAATATTCACTCAGCATCAGTGGCCTCATCGACTTTGCCATTCAG CTACTGAATGAACTGAGTGTAGTTGAGGCTGAGTTGCTTCTCAAATCCTCGGATCTGGTGGGCAGCTACACTACCAGCCTGTGCCTGTGCATTGTGGCTGTCCTGCGGCACTATCATGCCTGCCTCATCCTCAACCAGGACCAGATGGCACAGGTCTTTGAGGG GCTGTGTGGCGTAGTGAAGCATGGGATGAACCGGTCAGATGGCTCCTCTGCAGAACGCTGTATCCTTGCTTATCTCTATGATCTGTACACCTCCTGTAGCCATTTAAAGAGCAAATTTGGGGAGCTCTTCAG CGACTTCTGCTCCAAGGTGAAGAACACCATCTACTGCAACGTGGAGCCGTCAGAATCCAATATGCGCTGGGCACCTGAGTTCATGATTGACACTCTGGAGAACCCTGCAGCTCACACCTTCACCTACACGGGGCTAGGCAAGAGTCTTAGTGAGAACCCTGCTAACCGCTACAGCTTTGTCTGCAATGCCCTTATGCACGTCTGTGTGGGGCACCATGATCCCGATAG GGTGAATGACATCGCAATCCTGTGTGCAGAGCTGACCGGCTATTGCAAGTCACTGAGTGCGGAATGGCTAGGAGTCCTTAAAGCCTTGTGCTGCTCCTCTAACAATGGCACTTGTGGTTTCAACGACCTCCTCTGCAATGTAGAT GTCAGTGACCTGTCTTTTCATGATTCCCTGGCTACTTTTGTTGCCATCCTCATCGCTCGGCAGTGTTTGCTCCTAGAGGATCTGATTCGCTGTgctgccatcccttcactcctTAATGCTG CTTGCAGTGAGCAGGATTCTGAGCCCGGGGCCCGACTTACCTGCCGCATCCTCCTTCACCTTTTCAAGACACCTCAACTCAATCCTTGCCAGTCGGATGGAA ACAAGCCTACTGTAGGAATCCGCTCCTCCTGTGACCGCCACCTGCTGGCTGCCTCCCAGAACCGCATCGTGGATGGAGCTGTGTTTGCTGTTCTCAAGGCTGTGTTTGTACTTG GCGATGCGGAACTGAAGGGTTCAGGCTTCACTGTGACAGGAGGAACAGAAGAACTtccagaggaggaggggggaggtggCAGTGGCGGTCGGAGGCAGGGTGGCCGCAACATCTCTGTGGAGACAGCCAGTCTGGATGTCTATGCCAAGTACGTGCTGCGCAGCATCTGCCAACAG GAATGGGTAGGAGAACGTTGCCTTAAATCGCTGTGTGAGGACAGCAATGACCTACAAGACCCAGTGTTGAGTAGCGCCCAGGCCCAGCGCCTCATGCAGCTCATCTGCTACCCACATCGGCTGCTGGACAATGAGGATGGGGAAAATCCCCAGCGACAACGCATTAAGCGTATTCTCCAG AACTTGGACCAGTGGACCATGCGTCAGTCTTCCCTGGAGCTGCAGCTCATGATCAAGCAGACCCCTAACAAT GAGATGAACTCCCTCTTAGAGAACATTGCCAAGGCCACAATCGAGGTGTTCCAACAGTCAGCAGAGACAGGGTCATCTTCTGGAAACACTGCAAGCAACATGCCCAGCAGCAGCAAGACCAAGCCTGTGCTCAG CTCTCTGGAGCGCTCTGGTGTATGGCTGGTGGCCCCCCTCATTGCTAAACTGCCCACCTCAGTCCAGGGGCATGTGTTAAAGGCTGCTGGGGAGGAATTGGAGAAGGGCCAGCACCTGGGTTCCTCTTCCCGCAAAGAACGTGATCGACAAAAGCAAAAGAG TATGTCCCTGTTGAGCCAGCAGCCTTTCTTGTCCCTGGTGCTGACGTGTCTGAAAGGGCAGGATGAGCAGCGTGAGGGACTCCTTACCTCCCTTTACAGCCAAGTGCACCAG ATTGTGAATAATTGGCGAGATGACCAGTACTTAGATGATTGCAAACCAAAGCAGCTAATGCATGAGGCACTCAAACTGCGGCTCAACCTG GTGGGGGGCATGTTTGACACGGTGCAGCGCAGCACCCAACAGACCACAGAGTGGGCTGTGCTCCTCCTGGAGATCATCATCAGCGGCACTGTCGACATGCAGTCCAACAA CGAGCTCTTCACCACTGTATTGGACATGCTGAGCGTGCTCATCAATGGGACCCTGGCTGCGGACATGTCCAGCATCTCTCAAGGCAGCATGGAGGAAAACAAACGTGCCTACATGAACCTGGTGAAGAAGCTGCGG AAAGAGTTGGGGGAGCGCCAATCAGACAGTCTGGAAAAAGTTCGCcagctgctgccactgcccaAGCAGACCCGAGATGTCATCACATGTGAGCCACAGGGCTCCCTTATTGACACCAAGGGCAACAAGATTGCCGGCTTTGATTCCATCTTCAAGAAAGAG GGTCTACAGGTTTCCACCAAACAAAAGATCTCTCCCTGGGATCTTTTTGAGGGGCTGAAGCCGTCTGCACCACTCTCTTGGGGCTGGTTTGGAACAGTCCGGGTCGACAGGCGAGTGGCCCGAGGCGAGGAGCAGCAGCGGTTGCTGCTCTACCACACACACCTGCGGCCCCGGCCCCGTGCCTATTACCTGgagccactgccactgccaccagAGGATGAGGAGCCCCCCGCTCCCACCCCGCTAGAGCCTGAGAAAAAGGCTCCAGAGCCCCCCAAAACTGACAAGCCTGGGGCTGCTCCACCTAGTACTGAGGAACGCAAGAAGAAGTCCACGAAGGGCAAGAAACGCAGCCAGCCTGCTGCCAAGACAGAG GACTATGGAATGGGCCCAGGGCGGAGTGGCCCCTATGGTGTGACCGTGCCTCCGGACCTCCTGCACCACGCCAACCCTGGTTCCATATCCCACCTTAGCTACAGGCAGGGTTCCATAGGCCTGTACACCCAGAACCAGCCACTACCTGCAG GTGGCCCTCGTGTGGACCCATACCGCCCTATGCGGTTACCAATGCAGAAGCTGCCGACTCGACCACCTTACCCTGGAGTGCTACCCACAGCCGTGACTGGCGTCATGGGACTGGAACCCTCTTCCTACAAGACCTCTGTGTACCGACAGCAGCAGCCTGCAGTGCCCCAAGGACAGCGCCTTCGCCAACAGCTCCAGGCAAAGATA AGTCAGGGGATGTTGGGACAGTCATCTGTCCATCAGATGACTCCCAGCTCTTCCTATGGTTTGCAGACCTCCCAG ggCTATACTCCTTATGTTTCTCATGTGGGATTGCAGCAACACACAGGCCCCGCAGGTACCATGGTGCCCCCCAGCTACTCCAGCCAGCCTTATCAGAGCACCCACCCTTCTACCAATCCTACTCTTGTAGATCCTACTCGCCACCTGCAACAGCGGCCCAGTGGCTATGTGCACCAGCAGGCCCCAACCTACGGACATGGGCTGACCTCCAGTCAGAG